The DNA region CATAATCAAAATTAACTGCAAAGTCCTTCTTTTAAATCTCTTTTAAATCCAAAGGCTTGGTTTACGCATGTTTGAGAAATTCTGAcgacctgcacagacacagttgCAGATCTGCTTCTATTGACAATGAAGGCCTTCACAATTCAGCTTTCACCCTCGTGCCACTGCTTGTTTGTCCTCTCACGTTTTTGTGCACGCAAGGCTGTGCTCTATTCCCTTCTCTGTTTCTCACCATCTCCCTCTtgcttctctttttcctccctgcGCACGCAACGTACCGTGGTTAGTGAAGCTTGTGTGTTGCATAACGTCTCTACTTGTTCCTGTCGGGCAccactttttcctctttctaaTGGGCCTAATGCATCGCTCTCTCTGTCCAGGTCAGTCTCTCCACACCACTGCCAGTGGCAGCCCCCATCCCGTGAAGAAAGTTCAGAAAAATTTCAAGAATAACTACGCCTCTGTGGAGTGTGGTGCCAAGATCCTGTCAGCCAACAGTGAGgccaaggtaaaaaaaacaccccCGTCTCCTGTCACCTACACACAAAGACACGTGATCTCGTAGCTAAGAGCACAGACAGCCTGCTGTCCAGAAGGATGAACCCCACTTcatgcatttaacatttaaaataagaTTTTTAGGTTTGAAGTATGATAACTCAATTCCAGTTTATATAAACTTTCCTTCTCTTACGTTCTACAGAGCACCTCAGCCATTCTCATGGAGAATATGGATCTTTACATGCTAAATCCTTGCAGCAACAAAATCTGGTGCGTATTCTGTCACAATGCTGCCAGGATACAGATTTACATGTGCTCTGTGTGGGGCAACCTTTGCAAAACCTTCTGTCTTTATGTCTACGCAGGTTTGTGATAGAGCTCTGTGAACCTATTCAAGTCAAGCAGCTGGACATTGCTAACTTTGAGCTCTTCTCGTCTACTCCTAAAGACTTTTTGGTTTCCATCAGTGACAGGTATATTCCTTTTGCAGCAAACGTCAGACTAAACTGAAAAGCAGCATGTTTCTCTTTAGCCAGGTGCATTGAATTTATGAGTTTTAATTTTTATAGGAGAACGTGGCAGAAGTAAATTTACCAGTTTTACCAAATTCTTTTAGCGCAGCATTGGGAGCCTTTAGATTCCTATCTGCGTGTGAGCTAGCACTGCGTCCTCCTCCACATTTATTTCCAGCCATCACCACACCTCATAAATTTCACCCTCTGGCATGGAAGGACAGGCGCAGGGCACAATAGCATGTGCGACAGCACCAGCCTCTAAGAACGTGCTGAATTGTATTTTTAGTGCACATTCTCAGCCTGCTTCACCCTGTTCTCTTAGCAGATATCCTACCAGCAAATGGGTGAAGCTCGGAACCTTCCACGCCCGCGACGAGCGCATAGTCCAGAGCTTCCCGCTGGATGAGCAGCTTTACGCGAAATATATGAAGGTACAGCCTTTTCAAATCTCGCCAGAATGAGGCATTTCAAGGAGAGCAATGTTGCAtcatttatacatttacattaGTACATTAGATTTTAATATATAACAATATGTTATTGTTCCATATCCGTTTTTTACTTTCCATCAGTCATTTCCAAACTGTCTCCTCCCTCAAACGTCTGTTGTTGCTGACTATACatctattttttaaaaaaaagtttactAATGCTCTACATCTGTTATAGAAATGTGTTATGTGCTgagtgtgggtgtttgtgttttgtgtggtcTGTTATGAAATAAAAGTTTCTAGATttattttggttgtttttgttttaaaaattatGTGTTGAGTTTAAATCAGCTATGTCTGGATGTCTGTCCAGTTTGACCTGTTCTTCCTTCTTCCAACTGCTTTCCACAAACATCTTTTTAGTATCTTGCTTGTTATGGAGCGatcacacaggcacatagaatATCAGCAGTGTCTTTGATCCAAACTGTGAACAGATGCTTGACTTGCTTGTGGCTTGAATCGGTCGTTATtgatctctttttctctctccttctgtccttttcctgtttttcctcttgCATCAGATGTTCATCAAGTACATTAAGGTTAGCACTCTTCTCTCTGCCCGCATGttatgatgcactttaaaatgCTCCTAATGGTCATACACTAATGGGTGAGCTTTGGCAGAGCAACCATGTTTCTTGCATGTGAGACTTGTAATGTAACCAgagcatgcacacaaacacctttTGCAAATGCTCATCAGTTgcaatatttactgtacttgCACATGATTGGTAGCTTTTGCATTCACACTCTGGGCATATGgaaacataattaaaacactATAAAATCTACATAAACGTAGAATGTATTGATTTGCAGATCTCATAAACCAATATTTTACTTTGTGACAGGACCCTGTTTACTGCAGCGGTAGCATCCACCCTTCTTTTAAGTGTCAGTAAATGTGTGGAAAGTGAGGAGAGCAGTTATTGGAGTTTTAAGAGAAGAATGTTGTTCCACTTTGTCTTGGGTCATGTTCACATGTTCTCTGCGTGACAGGTCTGCAAATTCTTGAGAAAAACTGGGCTCAGTAAGGGTGACCTTTTTAAAATTGTTCTTGAGCTCGTGTCCATTCAAggttatattttttttttttcttggacaTAGAGATTTTTCAGGAtctgtgaaatgtttaaatatatttgagacatatttctgacatttatttttaaatgggtAGTTTTCTTACTTTAAgcctatttaaaaaaaacggaCTTAATGAGATTTGCAAATCCTTACATTGTGAGTTTATGCAGATCTTACCAAACATGGCATTGGCCGTGCTGGCATTAAAAAGGTAGACATCATGGgctgaatatttttattattttaagtatTTATTGATGTCATCTGCAGGTTGAACTCCTCTCACACTTTGGTTCAGAACATTTCTGTCCCCTCAGTCTCATCAGGTAAGACTAATTATTGTCAAGTTTATTGTAAGTCATTATTGTCCTATACGCTGGTTCAAAATCTGTTATATACAATGTATATAGAAGTTGAAGCAGCAGCCAAATAAACTGAGTCAAggctttgttgttctttttattttaaaattttttcTAGTTTGAGGTTTTGTGCCAAGCTTGAGGCATAGAGTAATTATCCTTTTtccaaacaagcacacacatgtACCTACTCGTCACATAATTAGGATTTTCTTTCGCTGTTAGATGTTAAATGCGTTTACAACCATCTTCCACAAAAATAATGTTAAAGCAACaatatttgaaaaataaattgaTAAGTAACAAATTGTGTTTGGGTCCGTGTTTTATGTAGAGTGTTCGGTACTAGCATGGTGGAGGAGTACGAGGAGATAGCGGACTCCCAGTACCCTTCAGAAAGACTGGAGTACTTGGATGAAGACTATGGTAAGATGCAGATGTGTTGTGaaactgtttttctttgaaATGTGACTTCCTTGTTGTTTCGAATGAAATTTCATGTttgttaatgtttgtgtgttgtgagtTTTTAAGTTACCAGAATTAACCtttgctgtttgtctttctgtaaAAGATTATCCTCCTGGTTACCAACCATCAGAGGACAAGGCCTCTAAAAATCTCCTTGGCTCAGCAACTAGTAAGTACCCAcccacgcacccacacacacaaatctaccTTAATAAACTGACATCATGACAGCACATTTGACTGGATACAGGAGTGAATCAAGGATTTTTAGCTGGAAGCGCTACGGGAATATAAGTTACTTATACATTTACAAGGTCAACCAGTTAATGTCTTCACATTCTTCAGTGGTCTGTGTTGATGGTTTAGTCTGGAGACTTCATGCCAAGTGTGAGGAAGTGAATTTAATACTGCatgtaaaagcaaaaataattacCCTAATGTGGTAATTATAGATGTTATAGATCTATTAGAGTTTTCCATCTCTCTGGGCCTCCAAGACAGTGAGAAGCCAACGCTTTAGTGGCTCAGTCAGTAGTTCCTAGAGCGCCAGCGAGGGTTTCCTCAGTGTTTAACCCACTTGGCATCACACTTACATGCATATATGTAGACTGAGGTTCAGATTTCAGAAATGAAGCTGTTTGTACAAgacttaaaacacacacacgcaaatgcTGGCATCTCCCGAAGCAGGGTGTTGCAACACACTCTATACTCACCGAACCGAACTGTAAAAGCGCATAAAGTTTTATGTAAACAAGCAGGAGATAATAGAGAAAAACTGCAAGttggaacaaaaaaacatgaaaggaGATGAGCAGAAGGGAATGTCAAGGTTTCATTCAAATGTGTCCCCTCATTCTCTAGCATGAATTCCTTGTTCTcaaatattttctcttttttttatttttagatgcaATTCTTAACATGGTGAACAACATTGCTGCTAATGTACTGGGCAGTAAGCAAGAGATGGAGGGTGGAGCACAAACAGGAGGTATTAATCCGCAGTTCCTTAATCCACTCTGGAGTCCACTTTGCTGTTTGTTCATCTCATTCCTCATTGTCCCATGTAGAAATACAAATatcatgacatcatcactgcCACTGTCACGTGTGCATGTGGAATAATTAGCTTCCTGCATTCATTATTCTTATTAGTATACGACTGACTACCAGATATGGACAAATAGAATGGGTTTAATAGATTTGTGCAGATTAGTATCACATTAGCTTCTTGTCCAGATGAAGGGGAAAGGTTTACCATCAAATAATCAAGAATATGGCCAACAAATGGATCACACAGTCACTATGcagtaaaaaaaagcaaaaacagacctttttttatttttttttctcaagtaCATAAATTGGCTAGactccagctcttccagtgggactccaaggcgttcccaggctgGCTGAGTGACATATTCCCCCCCCCCGGGTCTTCCCCAGGGCCCTAGGGCAGTGTCCAGGAGGCATCAGAAAcagatgcctgagccacctccgctgcctcctctcaATGTGGAAGAGCAGCGACTGTACTCTGAGCTCCTCACTCTAACTCTAGAGGTAACTCAGTTCGACATGTGATCTTGTcttttcggtcatgacccaaggCTCATGGCCATGGGTGAGGGTAGGAACTTAGATtaaccggtaaattgagagcttcgcCATTCAgcccagctccctcttcaccacgacagacGGGGAACACCGACCGCATTATTGCAGCCGACCGATCCCTCAGTCAATCTCatgctccctccttccctcacacaTGAAcgagaccccaagatacttgaactccttcaacctggagagagcaaaccacctttttccgggaAACCACATCGTTCCTTCTGTATTTATCTGAGGTTTGACTATTGGTCGGTTCCATGTTTCATAAATGCCTTTCGATATTACTTTGAATTTCCGCAGAAAATTGTAACCTTCTTTAGTTTTGTCATGCAGTCAGCTCAGGCTTGTGCTGGTCAGCTGCCTTTTGTGCGTCCAACCACTGGCTGGTTTTTCTGTCCACATATTGTTTAGATTAACTGCTCTTAAAGCTGTCTCGCTTTATTTCGCTCCTCTACAAGAAGCAAGCACATGCAAAGCCTACGTGGTTATGTGTATATGTGCTGAGAGGGCCAGATGTTTATTTGACTGTTAGCAGGAGGCCTCCTACAGCGTTTCAGCAGAACTTTGGCTATCTGCATTTCTCTCTTGGCACAGAGCTCGGCTGAATTAGCACAGACGGGGGGGCTGTGACGCCAAACCCACTCTTTGCTCGGTTTACCACACAGAGTTGCGTCAAAAATATCTAGACTTTTCTCCCCAGCGTTTTCAAAGTTGCCTGGATAGAAACTCCGCATATTTCCTATAATTTGTTCCTTTTACAACTCATTTGCCGATTTTGGTTCCATGAACTGCCACACACAAATTGTAGTGCAGTGTTTCCCCCTCTCTGCTGACTCTATACAGTTACAGTTCTGATTCCCATTTACACTTTCAGAATAAAGAAGAGATTGTGTTCAGACTGGACTAAACTGGTTCACAGCATTTTGACAAATCCAAACATGGGCTTTCGAGCTGCTCCGGGCAGGAAAGAGAGGTTCTGTTGTGTAGTCTCTCCTGCAGAGCCTTAGAGAGCAGGAGATCTTAACCACTGATAAAGCAGAGTCTGATGATGCTTTCCCTGCTGCTTAGGAAATGCAAAGTCCTGTGTATTTGTTAATTGATGTCTGTTTTTCCAAATTCCAGCTAATAAAACAGGAGACGGGAAGGAAAGCACAGAAGTTGCATCTACACCGGCTGAAAGCTTGCACGAATCTGCAGAGTAAGAACAATTTAAAATGAATTCCAATATTAATAGGAAAGAATTACTTATAGAGTAGAAAACATATTTACGTTTTATATCAATTGTGTTTCTATAACCATGCTATAAAGGTCCTTTTGGAGCATCTTTGCTAAATTTGTATGTCCTTCCTCTAgactgtctgcagaaccagagCAGCCTGCAACTCAGGAGGAGTCTTCGACACCTTCGCCCACGTCATCTGACTTTCACGAGGACAGACGAATTGTCACTTTGgtagaggatgaggacgaggacgaaGAGCCCAGACAGTCTACTGTTAtcctgctggaggagggagaggaggaggaagacaagacggaggaggagacgaggagggaggcagacaggaaccaGTGGCAGAGCCAGGCCTACtgtcccttctcctccctctcctcactgTCTCTGTCCTGCATGGCTACTCTGCCTGAGCTGCTTCACCGTTGGTGCTCTGCCCGCTTGGCTAAAGAAAGACTTCGCAGTCTTAGGCGGAGGTTGTTGAGCTCTCAAACACGTACTGATGCAAATACCtctatccacacacacacaacaccaccacTGATTTCTGTCCCGGTGCCCACACCTGTACACGAGGCTCTTCCCCTCACAGAAAATACTACAGAGCCCGAGGTGTCGGTCGTCGAACTGAGTGAGGGAAAACCTGTGGGCGAggcacacactggtcacacacacctcactcacacacCTGATGCACACACTCCACAACTCGACATTCTCCTAGAGCCCAGTAGGACCTCCACCATCCCCCCTCACAGTTTCTCAGTCATTCATAGTTCTGCGATGCAGCCAATACCCACCagtgaggagaagctgctgcctccCTTCAAAGATGCCGACCCTGtccccaccccacccctccaAGCCATCTCTATCCCAGAGACGCAGCAGGTCAGCAGTGCCATTCCCACCCATACGCTCAGCTCTCCCCCACAGCTGCCACCTGAGACAACACCTCCTATTGTGGTTCCTCTTGTTAAAGAGCAGCCTGTTCACCCGCTACCTACTGCCTCGAGGCCTGAGGACCTTATTCCCCCTCCCACTGAACTGCCAACAGCTCCCTCACAGACTGACGCTCACTCGGAGGCGgtgaaaatcactgcagacagTGGGGACTCACAAATCAACGGGGAGCAGGTGGACCTGCCCAGTCAGACCGGGGAGTCCCAGCGGTCAGAGGACTCTGTggacgaggagctgctgagcaCTAATGGAAATGGAAACATGCACCGGACAGCTACTGACTTTTATGCTGAACTGCAGACTGGTGGAGATTACAATGGAGGGGGTTTGAACGGGAACGGCGTGTTGTTGAATGGCGGAGCGGTGCACGGCTCCAGCCAGAAGGAGAGCGTGTTCATGAGGCTCAACAACCGGATCAAAGCTCTGGAGATGAACATGAGCTTGTCTAGCCGATACCTGGAGGAGCTCAGCCAGAGGTAAAAACACTATATAGAGAAGTAATAGTAGCAACAAGCTCTTGGTGGTGACGTAACttttgcatttttcttttttaggtatcgtaaacagatggaggagatgcAAAAGGCTTTCAATAAAACCATCATTAAGCTACAGAACACCTCTCGCATTGCAGAGGAGCAGGTCGGTTTGCATTAACTCAATCGGACCAAATGAAGCAAACTGTAAATACTTGAATATTTGATTGCATTAACAAAGTGTTGTGTGCTTGTTCAGGACCAGAAGCAGACAGAGTCCATCCAGGTCCTACAGAACCAGCTGGAGAATGTGACTAAACTGATGTTAAACCTCACTCAAACAGTCAgtcagctgcagagagaggtaACAGAGCTGCTGTCGAGTGACAGAGTGACAAACAttattactcttttttttttttttttttaaatgtagataTAGCACAAGGTTACACAGTCGAGTTTTACAGTCGAGTTCAGGTCACGTACAGCATTTTAGCAAAGTAAGCTTTTATTTGATTTCAAGGTAACAAATACAGGTGAATTGAACAAACATGACTTTCAGTAAACCCAAATATTCAAAGTGGTCATTCCCAGAAGTagcctgatttatttatttaggtgCTGACTTTAAAGGAAATGTTCTGCTGAACTTTGCTAAAAGCAAACAGTAACAACCTGCATttccagtaaaacacacaaaacaggtaGGGTAGTATAAAATAACTTGATTGGTTAGATTTTTAGTtatatttcatttgtttgcaGGTGTCTGATCGCCAGAGCTACCTCGTGGTCTCTCTGGTTCTGTGTCTGAGCctgggcctcctgctgtgtcttCAGTGCTGCCGTAGCGCCTCTGCCGGCCCCAGCACCACCGCTGTGACTGCCCTCCCCAAGAGCAACCACTACCCCAGCCCCAAGAGGTGCGTCACAGTTAGCCTCACTTCACCAGGTCGCTTGTAAGGCAAAGGATGATTGATTTCCGGTAGTCAGTTCTCTGATACTTCTTTGGATGGGGAACATTTTGGATCACATCCATGTGTAGCTTGTTATCCGTTTGCCTAATGCTGCCTCTCCAGTCCTGCCACTGACCGTAGGAAACAGTTGTGACAGTGACAGTAATAATGTCAATATTTTTCCTTATCAGATGCTTTTCCTCCTATGATGATATGAGCTTAAAGCGCAGAGTTACCTGTCCACTGGTTCGCTCAAAGTCGTTTCACCTGTCCTCCACAGAAggtaacacacaacacacaacacacaagtgACTCCTAAAACCTTCCTCTACGGTTTGTTGTATTTCTCTGTCTGCTTTTCTCACAGCAAGCAAACCAAACATGTGAAGTGATTCAAGTCAAAGCTCATTGCAAAGATGATCATATTTGCTGCCGTAGTCTTTTTCGCGGCACCCGTGCCTGACTGTTGTAGGCACCGAAGCGCTACCCAGCCTCGCTTCACTCTTCCCCACCTCTCATTCAACCTATTTATCCCCGCTGCCTCCTTTCACACATCTTGCATGACTTTATGCATCAGGCACCTCGAGCCCGCAGGGAAAGTCCAGCGCAggcaataaatgaatgaagtcTTTGACTCATGAAACCTAAAACTCCCCCTGCTGTTCATTATTCCTCCggcgtgtgtgtaaatgtgtgcgtGAGAGTGAGGCAGGGAGGCCTGTCATTGCCAGCTTGCGTCCACATGCAGGCTTTAAGGAGTGCAAGAATATAGCACGATGCTTTGCTGGCTCATGGCAGACATTTGCAAGTAGTGACAAATAAAATAGTAAGTCTTTACTTGTGATTTCGCTGTATTGCTATTTTCACAATGGCTTTTGTATTATCTTCTGTTCAGATTGAGACTAAACACgtaaaatatattaattaaaacTACTTGCAAGGTCTCTTCATGCTTTTTACATGTATGTACTCCTGTTTGCCATTCCATCATTA from Betta splendens chromosome 4, fBetSpl5.4, whole genome shotgun sequence includes:
- the suco gene encoding SUN domain-containing ossification factor isoform X6 — encoded protein: MKRLRVLLVCLIVALLFWCPSQHVYCSEQNPNQSAGDKSPEGHEQDSTQHKVVEECSTHTSYDVGLETERAALEKLNAHDNTNKQTVNLREAVLEETKPDPESDTVPVAPEPDASADPRAEGELQTGIQGHDQRAPLSSTPEAPPTSAEISGHIPTAHQGLEPDPSTPPHEPTTTPTSEGAEPAHPSAVWVASAGDELPVDSFVFAEHSDSQCGVIPPELATCENSPFGNPPLSVGEDSIEDQLPDQSHSADPKAEVQPTSGHVDQEQQQQQGFDVDHERNTSRHQRQQAGDVRETDPSVPSKEDIPTFDEWKKQVMEVEKEKSQSLHTTASGSPHPVKKVQKNFKNNYASVECGAKILSANSEAKSTSAILMENMDLYMLNPCSNKIWFVIELCEPIQVKQLDIANFELFSSTPKDFLVSISDSRYPTSKWVKLGTFHARDERIVQSFPLDEQLYAKYMKMFIKYIKVELLSHFGSEHFCPLSLIRVFGTSMVEEYEEIADSQYPSERLEYLDEDYDYPPGYQPSEDKASKNLLGSATNAILNMVNNIAANVLGSKQEMEGGAQTGANKTGDGKESTEVASTPAESLHESAELSAEPEQPATQEESSTPSPTSSDFHEDRRIVTLVEDEDEDEEPRQSTVILLEEGEEEEDKTEEETRREADRNQWQSQAYCPFSSLSSLSLSCMATLPELLHRWCSARLAKERLRSLRRRLLSSQTRTDANTSIHTHTTPPLISVPVPTPVHEALPLTENTTEPEVSVVELSEGKPVGEAHTGHTHLTHTPDAHTPQLDILLEPSRTSTIPPHSFSVIHSSAMQPIPTSEEKLLPPFKDADPVPTPPLQAISIPETQQVSSAIPTHTLSSPPQLPPETTPPIVVPLVKEQPVHPLPTASRPEDLIPPPTELPTAPSQTDAHSEAVKITADSGDSQINGEQVDLPSQTGESQRSEDSVDEELLSTNGNGNMHRTATDFYAELQTGGDYNGGGLNGNGVLLNGGAVHGSSQKESVFMRLNNRIKALEMNMSLSSRYLEELSQRYRKQMEEMQKAFNKTIIKLQNTSRIAEEQDQKQTESIQVLQNQLENVTKLMLNLTQTVSQLQREVSDRQSYLVVSLVLCLSLGLLLCLQCCRSASAGPSTTAVTALPKSNHYPSPKRCFSSYDDMSLKRRVTCPLVRSKSFHLSSTEEKALQDKVTGQI
- the suco gene encoding SUN domain-containing ossification factor isoform X3; translation: MKRLRVLLVCLIVALLFWCPSQHVYCSEQNPNQSAGDKSPEGHEQDSTQHKVVEECSTHTSYDVGLETERAALEKLNAHDNTNKQTVNLREAVLEETKPDPESDTVPVAPEPDASADPRAEGELQTGIQGHDQRAPLSSTPEAPPTSAEISGHIPTAHQGLEPDPSTPPHEPTTTPTSEGAEPAHPSAVWVASAGDELPVDSFVFAEHSDSQCGVIPPELATCENSPFGNPPLSVGEDSIEDQLPDQSHSADPKAEVQPTSGHVDQEQQQQQGFDVDHERNTSRHQRQQAGDVRETDPSVPSKEDIPTFDEWKKQVMEVEKEKSQSLHTTASGSPHPVKKVQKNFKNNYASVECGAKILSANSEAKSTSAILMENMDLYMLNPCSNKIWFVIELCEPIQVKQLDIANFELFSSTPKDFLVSISDSRYPTSKWVKLGTFHARDERIVQSFPLDEQLYAKYMKVELLSHFGSEHFCPLSLIRVFGTSMVEEYEEIADSQYPSERLEYLDEDYDYPPGYQPSEDKASKNLLGSATNAILNMVNNIAANVLGSKQEMEGGAQTGANKTGDGKESTEVASTPAESLHESAELSAEPEQPATQEESSTPSPTSSDFHEDRRIVTLVEDEDEDEEPRQSTVILLEEGEEEEDKTEEETRREADRNQWQSQAYCPFSSLSSLSLSCMATLPELLHRWCSARLAKERLRSLRRRLLSSQTRTDANTSIHTHTTPPLISVPVPTPVHEALPLTENTTEPEVSVVELSEGKPVGEAHTGHTHLTHTPDAHTPQLDILLEPSRTSTIPPHSFSVIHSSAMQPIPTSEEKLLPPFKDADPVPTPPLQAISIPETQQVSSAIPTHTLSSPPQLPPETTPPIVVPLVKEQPVHPLPTASRPEDLIPPPTELPTAPSQTDAHSEAVKITADSGDSQINGEQVDLPSQTGESQRSEDSVDEELLSTNGNGNMHRTATDFYAELQTGGDYNGGGLNGNGVLLNGGAVHGSSQKESVFMRLNNRIKALEMNMSLSSRYLEELSQRYRKQMEEMQKAFNKTIIKLQNTSRIAEEQDQKQTESIQVLQNQLENVTKLMLNLTQTVSQLQREVSDRQSYLVVSLVLCLSLGLLLCLQCCRSASAGPSTTAVTALPKSNHYPSPKRCFSSYDDMSLKRRVTCPLVRSKSFHLSSTEVGPDDLYIVEPLRFSPEKKKKRYKTKSLDKYETFKASDPPALLTNGDAMCNSFHPCLPVAPVALPLPPPPPPPPPVPAPPPLSIEDVSSLPTKELPSETSSCSSSTHSEESFTSRLPPPTPILPPAGLCNGHVLNLPPPQPPTKSRQEKRSMKRRKSRQTELQFPHVPGGGVASLPSLQQLMKGNKEISVETIRVTAVTGHV
- the suco gene encoding SUN domain-containing ossification factor isoform X1 is translated as MKRLRVLLVCLIVALLFWCPSQHVYCSEQNPNQSAGDKSPEGHEQDSTQHKVVEECSTHTSYDVGLETERAALEKLNAHDNTNKQTVNLREAVLEETKPDPESDTVPVAPEPDASADPRAEGELQTGIQGHDQRAPLSSTPEAPPTSAEISGHIPTAHQGLEPDPSTPPHEPTTTPTSEGAEPAHPSAVWVASAGDELPVDSFVFAEHSDSQCGVIPPELATCENSPFGNPPLSVGEDSIEDQLPDQSHSADPKAEVQPTSGHVDQEQQQQQGFDVDHERNTSRHQRQQAGDVRETDPSVPSKEDIPTFDEWKKQVMEVEKEKSQSLHTTASGSPHPVKKVQKNFKNNYASVECGAKILSANSEAKSTSAILMENMDLYMLNPCSNKIWFVIELCEPIQVKQLDIANFELFSSTPKDFLVSISDSRYPTSKWVKLGTFHARDERIVQSFPLDEQLYAKYMKMFIKYIKVELLSHFGSEHFCPLSLIRVFGTSMVEEYEEIADSQYPSERLEYLDEDYDYPPGYQPSEDKASKNLLGSATNAILNMVNNIAANVLGSKQEMEGGAQTGANKTGDGKESTEVASTPAESLHESAELSAEPEQPATQEESSTPSPTSSDFHEDRRIVTLVEDEDEDEEPRQSTVILLEEGEEEEDKTEEETRREADRNQWQSQAYCPFSSLSSLSLSCMATLPELLHRWCSARLAKERLRSLRRRLLSSQTRTDANTSIHTHTTPPLISVPVPTPVHEALPLTENTTEPEVSVVELSEGKPVGEAHTGHTHLTHTPDAHTPQLDILLEPSRTSTIPPHSFSVIHSSAMQPIPTSEEKLLPPFKDADPVPTPPLQAISIPETQQVSSAIPTHTLSSPPQLPPETTPPIVVPLVKEQPVHPLPTASRPEDLIPPPTELPTAPSQTDAHSEAVKITADSGDSQINGEQVDLPSQTGESQRSEDSVDEELLSTNGNGNMHRTATDFYAELQTGGDYNGGGLNGNGVLLNGGAVHGSSQKESVFMRLNNRIKALEMNMSLSSRYLEELSQRYRKQMEEMQKAFNKTIIKLQNTSRIAEEQDQKQTESIQVLQNQLENVTKLMLNLTQTVSQLQREVSDRQSYLVVSLVLCLSLGLLLCLQCCRSASAGPSTTAVTALPKSNHYPSPKRCFSSYDDMSLKRRVTCPLVRSKSFHLSSTEVGPDDLYIVEPLRFSPEKKKKRYKTKSLDKYETFKASDPPALLTNGDAMCNSFHPCLPVAPVALPLPPPPPPPPPVPAPPPLSIEDVSSLPTKELPSETSSCSSSTHSEESFTSRLPPPTPILPPAGLCNGHVLNLPPPQPPTKSRQEKRSMKRRKSRQTELQFPHVPGGGVASLPSLQQLMKGNKEISVETIRVTAVTGHV
- the suco gene encoding SUN domain-containing ossification factor isoform X2, with the protein product MKRLRVLLVCLIVALLFWCPSQHVYCSEQNPNQSAGDKSPEGHEQDSTQHKVVEECSTHTSYDVGLETERAALEKLNAHDNTNKQTVNLREAVLEETKPDPESDTVPVAPEPDASADPRAEGELQTGIQGHDQRAPLSSTPEAPPTSAEISGHIPTAHQGLEPDPSTPPHEPTTTPTSEGAEPAHPSAVWVASAGDELPVDSFVFAEHSDSQCGVIPPELATCENSPFGNPPLSVGEDSIEDQLPDQSHSADPKAEVQPTSGHVDQEQQQQQGFDVDHERNTSRHQRQQAGDVRETDPSVPSKEDIPTFDEWKKQVMEVEKEKSQSLHTTASGSPHPVKKVQKNFKNNYASVECGAKILSANSEAKSTSAILMENMDLYMLNPCSNKIWFVIELCEPIQVKQLDIANFELFSSTPKDFLVSISDRYPTSKWVKLGTFHARDERIVQSFPLDEQLYAKYMKMFIKYIKVELLSHFGSEHFCPLSLIRVFGTSMVEEYEEIADSQYPSERLEYLDEDYDYPPGYQPSEDKASKNLLGSATNAILNMVNNIAANVLGSKQEMEGGAQTGANKTGDGKESTEVASTPAESLHESAELSAEPEQPATQEESSTPSPTSSDFHEDRRIVTLVEDEDEDEEPRQSTVILLEEGEEEEDKTEEETRREADRNQWQSQAYCPFSSLSSLSLSCMATLPELLHRWCSARLAKERLRSLRRRLLSSQTRTDANTSIHTHTTPPLISVPVPTPVHEALPLTENTTEPEVSVVELSEGKPVGEAHTGHTHLTHTPDAHTPQLDILLEPSRTSTIPPHSFSVIHSSAMQPIPTSEEKLLPPFKDADPVPTPPLQAISIPETQQVSSAIPTHTLSSPPQLPPETTPPIVVPLVKEQPVHPLPTASRPEDLIPPPTELPTAPSQTDAHSEAVKITADSGDSQINGEQVDLPSQTGESQRSEDSVDEELLSTNGNGNMHRTATDFYAELQTGGDYNGGGLNGNGVLLNGGAVHGSSQKESVFMRLNNRIKALEMNMSLSSRYLEELSQRYRKQMEEMQKAFNKTIIKLQNTSRIAEEQDQKQTESIQVLQNQLENVTKLMLNLTQTVSQLQREVSDRQSYLVVSLVLCLSLGLLLCLQCCRSASAGPSTTAVTALPKSNHYPSPKRCFSSYDDMSLKRRVTCPLVRSKSFHLSSTEVGPDDLYIVEPLRFSPEKKKKRYKTKSLDKYETFKASDPPALLTNGDAMCNSFHPCLPVAPVALPLPPPPPPPPPVPAPPPLSIEDVSSLPTKELPSETSSCSSSTHSEESFTSRLPPPTPILPPAGLCNGHVLNLPPPQPPTKSRQEKRSMKRRKSRQTELQFPHVPGGGVASLPSLQQLMKGNKEISVETIRVTAVTGHV